In Megalobrama amblycephala isolate DHTTF-2021 linkage group LG21, ASM1881202v1, whole genome shotgun sequence, the genomic stretch TGCAagtgtgcataaaaaaaaaaaaatatatatatatatatatatatatatatatatataacaaattcaaaattgctttattggcatgactgtaaatactacaatattgccaaagcatatatacataaaataataaaaacatctgtataatagaagaaaatgtgatcaaatattacaacatatcttaaacttaaattaacagTGTAACAAATTAGAACATTTGATACCACAGTggttaattatatatatatatatatatatatatatatatatatatatatatatatatatatatatatatatatatatatatatatatatatatatatatatatatatatatatataaaaaaaaaaaataataaaacaccagttatacaaatatataaaaatatttttttacatataaattattatattaatgtatctagatataaaataaaaaaaatatataacatttataaaaataaaaaaaaaacaattatataaatatttagttATGCACAACTGAAATATTTGAGAAATAAAAGTTAGCCTTCTTAAGACAATTTAGATTTTTAGACCCATTTTCACACAATTGTGAATAACGAAAGTGCTGAAATGTTTTGCTCACCTGATGATGGTGACGAACTGAGTCATAGTGAGTTCTTGAGGCACGAGGAACTTTGTTTTATCCAGAGGAGGCAAATACTTCTCTCTTTGATATCGCTCAATAATCACCTGAAGTAAACATCAATTTACTCACACAACCAGTAACAGACGAACTACACACAGAAATGAGCTTTTCCTACCGGGATTTTAGTCGGAAACTTGGTTCTGATTCCCGCCACCTCGTGTTTCCTCGTGGCTGATTCGTGatcagtatttaaaaaaaatcaaagacaACTTTTAAATTTGACAGTTTGTCATCAGATCATCTAATGTTTGTACGATATAAAGACACATACCTAAACTCTTCCTCTGCTTGAAAGGTTTGGGATGTTGAGTTTTCTCAAAGGGAGGCATGTTGAGTCTCTCCACTGACCTGCGCACTAATTGTGGCGAGGCGCACTAACACTAATTAAATAGTGCGCCGGCGGTGACGTCACGGGTCACGCGCGCCGCCACTTTAccagcataaataaataataaatccacAATAAgagttaaaaaaatacaaatacaaatacaaaatgttgATGTTTTCCAGTTGTTTTAATATAAATCTTGTCGACGCATAATAAGTATGAAGATTCGCATTCCTACAGTGTTGCAGGTAAATGAGGGTCTGAATGGATCTTTGTGTTGTTCAGGGTGTGTGTAAACAGAGCTTAGTATTGTAGTGTTGTGTAACAGTTCTtgcatgacatgacatgaccaCTTAAACAAATGAATCCATTGTGAAATTGTCGCATTCGGTTGACTCGAttatgtaatgttaattttatatcatttacTACTATAATGTTGTTCATTTGCATAtcgcttattttatttatagtcAAATTGTGTGTTTAAAATCTACAAATCTTTATTTTGCTTGTGTTTTGGTGTGTATTTAACCGCTATCAATAAACAATAACTCTGAGAACATTTggcagaaaaaaagaataatacgATTCCGAACAACAAGTCCCAGCATGCTCAGCGCACTCGTCTCTGATTGGCTATTCACAGTGCAAATTGTTTGTTCTTTCCAATCAGAGCGCTTCGTGCTCGCAGCGATCTGTTGACCTGATTGTGGGCGTGAGATGAGCGGAAACCAGCGTTGTGAAGTGCGAGTCATTTGACCGAATCGGTTCGTTCGAACGGTTCGGTTCTTTAGAGGCATATTCAGACATCCGCGCATTTATCATGAACTTTTTGTTGTTTGACAAATATTTGGTGCTTTTATCACAAGCTTCATAAATTTAGTGCATTTATGGTATTTAGAGGAAGTCATTTTATCTCCAGTTATGTTTTTGATGCATAAATattatatcataaatatgttgtttttaacacgtcaaattattattattttttttggctaGAAAAAGCATTTTCTAATTCCtatgtaaatattataaaagttgCTTTTTATGATTGCATTAATTGAGATACTATATGAGCAGTGTTATTatacttaaaactaaaataaaaacatttttgttgattaaaataaataatataaacattaactgaaattaaaaaaacttaaaaccttgatgtactaaaataactaaaactttaactaaaat encodes the following:
- the map1lc3c gene encoding microtubule-associated proteins 1A/1B light chain 3C isoform X1; this translates as MPPFEKTQHPKPFKQRKSLDHESATRKHEVAGIRTKFPTKIPVIIERYQREKYLPPLDKTKFLVPQELTMTQFVTIIRNRMTLMPNQAFYLLINNSGIASMSVTMAQLYKDHKDEDGFLYMTYASQEMFGHCVGYKNR
- the map1lc3c gene encoding microtubule-associated proteins 1A/1B light chain 3C isoform X2; translated protein: MPPFEKTQHPKPFKQRKSLATRKHEVAGIRTKFPTKIPVIIERYQREKYLPPLDKTKFLVPQELTMTQFVTIIRNRMTLMPNQAFYLLINNSGIASMSVTMAQLYKDHKDEDGFLYMTYASQEMFGHCVGYKNR